Genomic DNA from Halalkalicoccus tibetensis:
CAACCAGTCTATTTCGAACTACGGGCTTGAAAGGAACGGTAAAAAATGTTCCCGGGGTCATAAATGCCCTTGAGCAAGCAGCCGAAAAGGCAGACATAGCTGTTGAGGACATAGACCGAATCCTCCTCAACGAAGCGGCTCCAGTCATCGGTGATGTTGCTATGGAAACTATTACCGAAACAGTAATCACTGAATCAACGATGATCGGACATGACCCTTCGACACCAGGTGGTGTCGGTCTCGGGACTGGAACGATCGTCGATATCACTGCCGATCGTGAAGCAATCACGGAGGAAGATGCAGTTATTGTCGTCGTACCAGCAGCAGTCGATTTCGCAGACGCTGCGGCGACGATCAATGAGTGGGCCGAACACGCTATTGATATTCAAGGTGCAATCGTTCAGAAAGACGATGCAGTCCTAATCAACAATCGCATTGACCAAGATATTCCAATCGTCGATGAAGTAACTAAAATTGAAGCAATTCCGAGAGGCCAACCAGCTGCTGTAGAAGTAGCTACCGAAGGTTCGGGCCAGACAATCGATCAACTGTCTAATCCGTATGGTCTTGCGACGCTTTTCGACCTTTCTTCAGAAGAAACACAGAAAATTATCCCTGTTTCCCGCGCTCTTGTCGGGAACAAGTCCGCCGTCGTTATCAAAACGCCTGCCGGCGATGTCGAAGAGCGAACAATTCCAGCCGGCTCCTTGACTATTATCGGCGAACATGGCAATTCGGTATCGATCAACATTGATCAGGGAGCCGATAATATTATGACACAAATTGATGAGCTCTGGCCGATCGAGGACATCCAAGGCGAGCGCGGATCGAACATTGGCGGTATGTTGAGCAGAGCACGTGAGCAAATGGGAGAGGTGACTGGGCAAGACCACTCAGAGATCAATATTCGGGATATCATGGCTGTCGATACGCTCGTACCTCAAAAAGTCGAAGGGTCAGTTGCAAGTGAACATAGCATGGAAACAGCTGTCGGACTGGCAGCAATGGTTAAAACGAGTGAACTTCCCATGCAACAAATTGCTGATGAAATCGAAAATCGGCTAGAAACGGAAGTTAACATCCAAGGAATTGAAGCAAATATGGCGATCTTGGGATCGCTAACGACTCCCGGAACGGATGTCCCTTTCGCGATTCTTGATATGGGTGGTGGATCAACGGATGCTGCATACATCAACGGTAACCATGAGATTAGTTCTATTCACTTAGCCGGTGCAGGGGACATGGTGACGATGCTGATTGCGTCTGAGCTTGGTCTTGACGATAGGGAACTGGCTGAAGGACTCAAAAAATATCCTGTCGCAAAGGTCGAGACACTGTTCAGCATTCGCCATGAGGATGGAACAGTCACCTTCCTTGATGAGGCAGTCGATTCCGAGACCTTTGGTCAAGT
This window encodes:
- a CDS encoding diol dehydratase reactivase subunit alpha — its product is MDYIAGIDIGNSSTEVALIRNNNGYEFVATSLFRTTGLKGTVKNVPGVINALEQAAEKADIAVEDIDRILLNEAAPVIGDVAMETITETVITESTMIGHDPSTPGGVGLGTGTIVDITADREAITEEDAVIVVVPAAVDFADAAATINEWAEHAIDIQGAIVQKDDAVLINNRIDQDIPIVDEVTKIEAIPRGQPAAVEVATEGSGQTIDQLSNPYGLATLFDLSSEETQKIIPVSRALVGNKSAVVIKTPAGDVEERTIPAGSLTIIGEHGNSVSINIDQGADNIMTQIDELWPIEDIQGERGSNIGGMLSRAREQMGEVTGQDHSEINIRDIMAVDTLVPQKVEGSVASEHSMETAVGLAAMVKTSELPMQQIADEIENRLETEVNIQGIEANMAILGSLTTPGTDVPFAILDMGGGSTDAAYINGNHEISSIHLAGAGDMVTMLIASELGLDDRELAEGLKKYPVAKVETLFSIRHEDGTVTFLDEAVDSETFGQVVLLKGDGEMEPVGIDESVEKIRRTRRHAKEKVFVTNAKRALRQISPTESTRYHSFVVMVGRSALDFEIPEMISDALAEYGIVCGRGNIRSTTGPRNAVATGLCLSYVGDQAEFDVSVPNGLASAVGLTELTGDKQS